A genomic window from Sphingobacterium sp. BN32 includes:
- a CDS encoding UbiX family flavin prenyltransferase has protein sequence MVKKKKIVVAITGASGSIYAKVLLDKLVKLQDQIAEVGIVMSDNAKDVWKFELDDQSFNNYPFKFYQKNDFMAPFASGSAKFDSMVVVPCSMGTMARIAQGTSSDLTTRAADVILKERRKLILVTRETPLNLIHIQNMQLATQAGAVICPASPSFYSRPATFEELAATVIDRVLDMIGLDLDTFRWGE, from the coding sequence ATGGTCAAAAAGAAGAAAATTGTCGTAGCTATTACAGGAGCAAGTGGTTCCATTTATGCGAAAGTATTGTTAGATAAACTCGTGAAGCTTCAAGATCAAATCGCCGAAGTGGGTATTGTGATGTCCGATAATGCGAAAGATGTGTGGAAGTTTGAGCTCGATGACCAATCCTTCAATAACTATCCCTTTAAATTCTATCAGAAGAACGATTTCATGGCACCCTTTGCATCAGGTTCGGCAAAATTCGATAGCATGGTCGTTGTACCTTGTTCCATGGGTACCATGGCTAGAATTGCACAAGGCACTTCTTCCGATCTGACAACGCGTGCGGCCGACGTGATCCTGAAAGAGCGTCGCAAATTGATCTTAGTGACGCGAGAAACACCATTAAATCTCATCCATATCCAGAACATGCAATTGGCAACCCAAGCTGGTGCCGTTATTTGTCCGGCCTCGCCGTCTTTTTATAGCCGTCCTGCGACTTTCGAAGAACTTGCCGCAACTGTGATAGACCGCGTGCTCGATATGATCGGATTGGACCTTGATACCTTTCGTTGGGGTGAGTAG
- a CDS encoding LacI family DNA-binding transcriptional regulator: protein MAGEQNKKHFGIKDIAKLANVSIATVDRVLNNRKDVSETTRQRVLGIIKEHNYQPNLFARSLSVKNNIHVAVIIPKTSFQTGYWALCLEGINKGKEELVPFGIITTIFLYDQEDVSTFKKESEKLLAENFTAVVIAPIFVKETEEFVRACHQRKMQTIYINSDIPTKSTLGYIGPDLYSTGRLAGNLTSYLVKPKSNILVLNVAKGIENYRYLDTKIDGFKEYLLSYDPSVNIDIVDIPYNDYEEVELELKISIKKHEPDLIFFTNSRVAFLGRFYADHPELKKPPIIGFDFLSSNVQYLAEGIVDFLICQRPDKQGYFALNYLYRYFLKKENFEGYKPMPIDILTKENYLFYEN from the coding sequence ATGGCGGGCGAGCAAAATAAGAAGCATTTCGGTATTAAAGATATAGCTAAGTTGGCAAATGTTTCTATTGCTACCGTTGATCGGGTGCTTAATAATCGGAAGGATGTTTCCGAAACAACTCGCCAACGTGTGCTGGGAATTATCAAAGAGCACAACTACCAGCCGAACCTTTTTGCTCGCAGCTTGTCTGTTAAAAATAATATTCATGTAGCGGTCATTATTCCTAAGACCTCATTCCAGACGGGTTATTGGGCGCTCTGTTTGGAAGGAATCAATAAAGGCAAGGAGGAATTAGTGCCTTTTGGAATTATAACAACGATATTTTTATACGATCAAGAGGATGTAAGTACCTTTAAAAAAGAAAGTGAAAAGCTTCTCGCGGAGAATTTCACGGCCGTTGTTATAGCCCCAATCTTTGTTAAGGAGACGGAAGAGTTTGTACGAGCCTGCCATCAAAGAAAGATGCAAACCATTTACATCAATTCTGACATACCGACAAAGTCAACGTTAGGATATATAGGTCCGGATCTTTACAGTACAGGAAGATTAGCAGGTAATTTAACCTCTTATCTAGTCAAGCCGAAGTCGAATATCTTGGTACTAAATGTGGCTAAAGGTATTGAGAATTACCGATATCTGGATACGAAGATAGATGGTTTCAAAGAGTATTTGCTTTCTTATGATCCCTCAGTCAATATCGATATTGTAGATATTCCATACAACGACTATGAAGAAGTCGAGTTGGAGCTGAAAATTAGTATTAAAAAGCACGAGCCAGATTTGATTTTCTTCACCAACTCACGTGTAGCATTTCTCGGCCGTTTCTATGCTGATCACCCTGAACTCAAAAAGCCGCCGATTATCGGATTCGACTTTTTATCATCCAATGTTCAATATCTCGCAGAGGGCATCGTTGATTTCCTGATCTGTCAACGTCCGGATAAACAAGGTTACTTTGCGCTGAATTATCTCTACCGCTATTTCTTGAAGAAAGAAAATTTTGAGGGCTATAAGCCTATGCCAATCGATATTCTCACGAAAGAGAATTATTTGTTCTACGAAAACTAA
- a CDS encoding ankyrin repeat domain-containing protein has product MSLTVLEEYIETGNHQDLDLLLSKNPDLLKESTSHEISPLLLACYYHKTQIVQVMLKYLSSITIHEACAAGLSEQVRFMLEQKPDVINELSSHGFYPIGIAAHFGQEEIVRMLLRSHANPNAASKNGYQVYPIHAALSAQHDNIVKMLIEAGAEVNVVQSSRITPMHLAAQQGNIDLIIILLEHGADISIRYEFGQTASDLAADKGFHDIAEILKS; this is encoded by the coding sequence ATGAGTTTGACAGTCTTAGAGGAATATATTGAAACAGGGAATCATCAAGATTTAGATCTTTTGTTGAGTAAAAACCCAGATTTATTGAAAGAAAGTACAAGCCATGAAATATCTCCTTTGCTCCTGGCGTGCTATTATCATAAAACACAGATTGTTCAAGTCATGCTCAAATATCTATCCAGCATAACTATTCATGAAGCCTGTGCAGCGGGACTCAGCGAACAAGTACGATTTATGTTGGAACAGAAGCCAGATGTTATTAACGAGCTTTCCTCACACGGCTTCTACCCCATTGGGATAGCAGCTCATTTTGGACAAGAAGAAATTGTCCGGATGCTGTTACGCAGCCACGCGAATCCGAACGCGGCTTCAAAAAACGGGTATCAGGTCTATCCGATTCATGCTGCATTGAGCGCACAACACGATAATATTGTAAAAATGCTAATTGAGGCAGGCGCAGAAGTAAATGTTGTGCAATCTTCTCGTATTACCCCAATGCACCTAGCTGCTCAACAGGGAAATATTGATTTGATCATTATACTTTTGGAACATGGAGCTGACATCAGTATTAGATATGAGTTTGGCCAAACGGCATCTGATTTAGCAGCAGACAAAGGCTTCCATGATATAGCAGAAATATTAAAGAGCTAG
- a CDS encoding DUF2851 family protein: protein MSEDILQFIWRFRLFRQIPLFTSAGLPIRILHPGDWNHDAGPDFQSALLYIEGIYISGNVEVHVSAKDWYIHGHQENPAYNSVILHVIWEGEDPCYLADGSLLPSLNLKELIEPEIVWKANTLLQNINPIPCAYDIKNVPKHIKLQVLQRAVVERLEVRYEHVKVLLKETQGDWERVTLILIASAFGMKVNKEQFKALSRLLNLKLLKKFAHQPRLVHALFFGQAGFLQNASERESYVQDLKKEYAYIEKLHGLESLSPYQWKFMRMRPANFPTFKLAQLASLYTHQSSWFSWITTTESLDEIKYFVDNLEIPEFWSNHYHFEKESVGHSTSISKEFFQLLVINSFALILFSYGKYVGNGRLVNRSLEWLEHMPVEKNKLVRPFKSLGLPLESALDSQAVLQLRSSYCGKKRCLHCGIGASIINRS from the coding sequence ATGTCCGAAGATATCCTTCAATTCATTTGGCGGTTCAGATTGTTTCGTCAGATTCCCCTATTTACAAGCGCAGGGCTGCCCATACGTATTTTGCATCCTGGAGACTGGAACCATGACGCTGGACCTGATTTTCAAAGCGCGTTGTTATACATCGAGGGTATCTACATCTCAGGAAATGTAGAAGTGCATGTGTCAGCAAAAGACTGGTATATTCATGGCCATCAAGAAAATCCCGCATACAATTCAGTCATATTACATGTGATTTGGGAAGGGGAGGACCCTTGTTATTTAGCAGATGGTTCCTTGTTGCCTAGCTTGAATCTCAAGGAATTAATCGAGCCCGAAATTGTATGGAAAGCAAACACCTTGTTGCAGAATATAAATCCTATCCCTTGCGCTTATGATATTAAGAATGTGCCTAAGCACATCAAACTGCAGGTACTGCAACGGGCTGTTGTCGAGCGTTTAGAGGTTCGCTATGAGCACGTGAAAGTACTTCTCAAAGAGACGCAAGGTGATTGGGAAAGGGTGACGCTGATTCTCATAGCTTCTGCATTTGGAATGAAGGTAAACAAAGAGCAGTTTAAAGCACTGAGTAGGCTACTGAATCTAAAACTACTGAAGAAATTCGCTCACCAGCCTCGGTTGGTTCATGCATTGTTCTTCGGTCAAGCGGGCTTCCTACAAAATGCCTCAGAAAGAGAAAGCTACGTACAGGACTTAAAGAAAGAGTACGCCTATATCGAAAAGCTACATGGATTAGAAAGTCTATCTCCATATCAATGGAAATTCATGCGGATGCGTCCGGCAAATTTTCCCACTTTTAAACTAGCTCAACTCGCTTCTCTTTATACACATCAATCTTCTTGGTTCTCGTGGATAACAACGACAGAATCGTTGGACGAAATAAAATATTTTGTAGATAATTTAGAGATTCCTGAATTCTGGTCAAATCATTATCATTTTGAAAAGGAGTCGGTTGGTCATAGCACATCAATATCAAAGGAGTTTTTTCAGCTGCTGGTGATCAATAGTTTTGCGTTAATTTTATTTTCGTATGGAAAGTATGTCGGCAATGGTCGTTTAGTCAATCGTTCTTTGGAATGGTTAGAGCACATGCCGGTTGAGAAGAATAAGCTAGTACGCCCTTTCAAGAGTTTAGGGTTACCTCTAGAATCCGCATTGGATAGTCAGGCTGTCTTGCAATTGCGAAGCTCTTATTGCGGAAAAAAGCGCTGTTTACATTGCGGTATTGGCGCTTCGATCATTAACCGTAGCTAG
- the ribD gene encoding bifunctional diaminohydroxyphosphoribosylaminopyrimidine deaminase/5-amino-6-(5-phosphoribosylamino)uracil reductase RibD yields the protein MMSDQDYMQRCLELAVLGAGTTSPNPMVGAVIVFQDQIIGEGFTSPYGGAHAEVNAVNQTIARYGEEEARAMFSESTIYVSLEPCAHHGKTPPCADLLVNMGFQKAVIACLDPFAKVNGAGLKKLQDAGIATDVGLLEKEARWINRRFFTKLEKFRPYVILKWAQTADGYFAPLEAARKWISNVASKQLVHKWRAEEDAILVGKNTAILDNPSLTVRDWKGTNPKRVLIDKNLAVPQDFAILNDQAETIVFNSVKTEWQGHLKFVELENFDLYLPQQILYQLYLMDVQSIIIEGGKKTLDMFIAADLWDEARIFRSAETWSSGIPAPQIEGEQRSMEKVGSDSLQTLIHS from the coding sequence ATGATGAGTGATCAAGATTACATGCAGCGCTGTTTGGAGTTGGCAGTTTTAGGGGCAGGGACAACAAGCCCGAATCCTATGGTTGGGGCGGTCATTGTATTTCAGGATCAGATCATCGGCGAGGGTTTCACTTCTCCCTATGGTGGGGCCCATGCGGAAGTAAATGCCGTAAATCAAACTATTGCCAGATACGGTGAGGAAGAGGCTAGAGCCATGTTTAGCGAATCTACAATCTATGTTAGTTTAGAGCCTTGTGCTCATCATGGAAAAACGCCTCCCTGTGCAGATCTTTTAGTCAATATGGGATTTCAGAAAGCTGTTATTGCATGTTTAGATCCTTTTGCAAAAGTGAATGGCGCCGGTTTAAAAAAACTGCAAGATGCAGGAATAGCGACTGACGTTGGTCTCCTGGAGAAAGAGGCCCGATGGATAAATCGTCGATTTTTCACGAAGTTAGAGAAGTTCCGTCCTTACGTCATTTTAAAATGGGCACAAACAGCCGATGGCTATTTTGCTCCTCTGGAAGCTGCTCGGAAGTGGATATCGAATGTAGCAAGCAAGCAGTTGGTTCACAAATGGCGAGCTGAGGAAGATGCGATCTTGGTCGGCAAAAATACCGCGATCCTAGATAATCCGAGCCTTACAGTTCGAGATTGGAAAGGAACGAATCCAAAGCGCGTATTGATAGATAAAAACTTAGCCGTTCCTCAGGATTTTGCAATTCTAAATGATCAGGCGGAAACCATTGTGTTCAATTCTGTAAAGACTGAATGGCAGGGGCATCTTAAGTTCGTCGAACTTGAGAACTTCGATCTTTACCTTCCGCAACAGATTCTTTACCAATTATATTTAATGGATGTGCAGTCGATCATTATAGAAGGGGGCAAGAAAACCCTGGATATGTTTATTGCTGCAGATTTGTGGGACGAAGCGCGGATTTTCCGGTCAGCCGAGACTTGGTCTTCTGGCATCCCCGCACCACAGATTGAAGGCGAGCAAAGGTCTATGGAGAAAGTAGGCTCCGATAGTCTTCAAACCTTAATTCATTCCTAA
- the prmC gene encoding peptide chain release factor N(5)-glutamine methyltransferase: MVTLLKIRQEFVEKLGDIYDADEAKTLSQIAVEAVTGWNRMQQNMQLQTTLDKEVVNALNDMLQTLRAGKPIQHILGRAPFYHMDFTVNQHTLIPRPETEELVELILTDHKGKENLKVVDIGTGTGCIAISLQKHLFNAMTTAVDISSDALEVARENAKRLGVAIDFRCLDILEWEFTFGEGQFDIIVSNPPYITQTEMRDMHRNVLQYEPHTALFVPEEAPLLFYDYIADFALSHLAPQGTLYFEINQYLAEETKALMLKKGFSTADIFNDINNVPRMLKAAL, encoded by the coding sequence ATGGTAACCTTATTAAAAATTCGCCAAGAATTCGTTGAAAAGCTAGGCGATATTTACGACGCTGATGAGGCTAAAACCTTGTCTCAGATTGCTGTTGAAGCAGTAACGGGCTGGAATCGAATGCAACAAAATATGCAATTACAAACGACGCTCGACAAAGAAGTAGTGAATGCATTAAATGACATGTTACAAACATTACGAGCCGGGAAACCCATACAACATATTCTTGGTCGCGCACCTTTTTACCATATGGATTTTACCGTCAATCAACATACACTCATCCCTCGTCCAGAAACGGAGGAACTGGTTGAACTTATCCTTACCGACCATAAAGGGAAAGAAAACTTAAAAGTTGTCGATATAGGCACAGGCACAGGCTGCATCGCTATCAGCCTCCAAAAGCACTTATTCAATGCCATGACGACGGCAGTCGATATTTCCAGCGATGCCCTGGAAGTTGCTCGTGAGAACGCAAAGAGATTAGGTGTGGCAATCGATTTCCGCTGTTTGGACATTCTCGAATGGGAATTTACTTTCGGCGAGGGGCAGTTTGATATTATCGTTAGCAATCCGCCTTATATTACGCAAACAGAGATGCGTGATATGCATCGAAATGTTTTGCAATATGAGCCACATACGGCTCTATTCGTCCCGGAAGAAGCTCCCCTCCTCTTTTATGACTATATCGCCGATTTTGCTTTATCTCACCTTGCACCGCAAGGAACTCTTTATTTCGAGATCAATCAATACCTCGCTGAGGAAACAAAAGCGCTAATGCTTAAAAAAGGGTTTTCGACTGCAGATATCTTTAACGACATAAACAATGTTCCTAGAATGTTGAAAGCCGCTTTATAG
- a CDS encoding peroxiredoxin family protein, with amino-acid sequence MNAVQVGKVAPDFSGRDTSGNLVSLNSLKGKYLLLNFFGKLMRTV; translated from the coding sequence ATGAACGCAGTTCAAGTTGGAAAAGTAGCACCTGATTTTAGTGGTAGGGATACATCTGGAAATTTGGTATCGCTGAATAGTTTGAAAGGGAAATATTTATTATTGAATTTTTTTGGCAAGCTGATGCGGACCGTGTAG
- a CDS encoding NAD(P)H-dependent oxidoreductase — MKVLVILGHPRPDSYCSALADAYSAGALAAGAEVEFLRLSDLDFELNVLVPSPQDQFSEPDIVRAKELIKWADHLVFIYPTWWGNMPALMKGFVDRVFVPGFAFYEIQPDAFEKLLKPKTAQLIITMDTPVLIDRIVNGAPSRRSMENATLKFCGVSPVRKMLLSPIKHSSQEQKDLWLKKVYQQGYALRNGVLNARERFIKKLMPWIQAIRLQFYPMTFFAYGIGAFAYAKLFDSFNWTVFLLGYLVLFLIEVITVFSNDYYDKETDKLNQSFGPFSGGSRVLVSGVISDDELIRAMKGLLIALSLSTILLGIVSISSFPTIVLSVVLLFGIAISYTAPPLKFSYHGMGEIIVGFTHSFAVILCGFIFQGGDFNHSYPWLLGIPLFFSIIPAIIMAGVPDYQADKAGNKGTLVVRLGKTGGAYLAGFFVLMSLISVALLNQIDLVKDAYGNIIYLAAIHGGILLLMFFNFIQKRNKPDRIDGIMAIALMYILWFALVPFFRLI, encoded by the coding sequence ATGAAGGTACTTGTCATTTTGGGACATCCACGCCCCGACAGCTATTGTTCGGCATTGGCAGACGCATACAGCGCTGGTGCGCTGGCGGCAGGCGCGGAGGTTGAGTTTCTGCGACTATCAGATTTAGACTTTGAATTGAATGTACTCGTTCCATCGCCTCAAGATCAATTTTCAGAACCCGATATAGTGAGGGCAAAGGAACTAATTAAATGGGCGGACCATCTGGTCTTTATTTATCCGACTTGGTGGGGCAATATGCCGGCACTGATGAAGGGATTTGTCGATCGGGTATTTGTGCCGGGCTTTGCATTTTACGAAATACAACCCGACGCTTTTGAGAAATTGCTGAAACCCAAAACTGCACAGCTGATTATTACGATGGATACACCTGTGCTGATCGATCGAATTGTGAATGGAGCACCCTCGCGTCGTTCTATGGAAAATGCGACGTTGAAGTTCTGTGGAGTCAGCCCCGTACGTAAGATGCTTCTGAGTCCTATAAAGCATTCCAGCCAGGAACAGAAGGATCTTTGGTTGAAAAAAGTCTATCAACAAGGTTATGCGCTCCGCAACGGCGTCTTAAATGCAAGAGAGCGCTTTATAAAAAAGCTGATGCCATGGATACAGGCTATCCGATTACAGTTTTACCCCATGACCTTCTTCGCCTACGGTATCGGCGCATTTGCCTATGCAAAGTTATTCGATTCCTTTAACTGGACGGTATTTTTACTGGGCTACCTCGTGCTGTTTTTGATTGAAGTGATTACCGTATTTAGTAATGATTATTACGACAAGGAAACCGATAAGCTAAACCAATCATTTGGTCCTTTTTCAGGAGGCTCAAGGGTTTTGGTTAGCGGTGTAATATCGGATGATGAGTTGATCAGAGCGATGAAGGGACTGTTGATTGCCCTCAGTTTGTCCACTATACTTTTAGGAATTGTCTCCATAAGCAGTTTTCCAACGATAGTATTGAGTGTAGTTTTACTGTTTGGTATCGCTATTTCCTACACCGCTCCACCTTTGAAGTTTTCCTATCATGGAATGGGAGAAATAATTGTAGGATTTACGCATAGCTTCGCGGTTATTCTATGCGGTTTTATTTTTCAGGGTGGCGATTTCAATCATTCCTACCCATGGCTATTAGGAATTCCTTTGTTTTTCTCCATTATCCCTGCGATTATTATGGCTGGTGTTCCAGATTATCAGGCGGATAAGGCTGGTAACAAAGGAACATTGGTGGTACGATTAGGCAAGACCGGAGGGGCTTATCTTGCAGGTTTCTTCGTATTAATGTCGCTGATATCAGTGGCGTTGTTGAACCAAATTGATCTCGTTAAAGACGCCTATGGCAATATAATTTATTTGGCAGCGATTCATGGCGGGATTCTTTTGCTGATGTTTTTCAATTTTATTCAAAAGAGAAATAAGCCTGACCGTATTGATGGGATAATGGCTATTGCCTTGATGTACATCTTATGGTTTGCTTTAGTGCCTTTTTTTCGCTTGATTTGA